The Afipia massiliensis genome has a segment encoding these proteins:
- the rpsS gene encoding 30S ribosomal protein S19, translating to MVRSVWKGPFVEGSLLKKADAARSSGRHDVIKIWSRRSTILPQFVGLTFGVYNGQKHVPVAVNEEMVGHKFGEFSPTRTFHGHSGDKKAKK from the coding sequence ATGGTTCGTTCAGTCTGGAAAGGCCCGTTCGTTGAAGGCTCTCTGCTCAAGAAGGCAGATGCCGCGCGTTCGTCCGGCCGTCACGACGTTATCAAGATCTGGAGCCGCCGCTCGACGATCCTCCCGCAGTTCGTGGGGCTCACCTTCGGCGTCTACAACGGTCAAAAGCATGTTCCGGTCGCAGTGAACGAGGAAATGGTTGGTCACAAGTTCGGCGAGTTCTCGCCGACGCGGACCTTCCACGGCCATTCGGGCGACAAGAAAGCCAAGAAGTAA
- a CDS encoding GNAT family N-acetyltransferase, translating to MISVTVATPGQDLTAQWNDLIRRAPGNAFMNPVALKAAFDTMFAAVYVLLAWEEGVESARLVGLWALQHRNVMMLWPALLEARPFNYAFLSTPVIDPAFAAEVMPAFFAAIRKNPALPNVVSLKEMDADSQAYAAIQKTIADEHHAHLTLTRSLRPSVSREKGVKNSGSTRKKLRQDWNRLSALGRLEMVNERTADATKAAYEQFLDLEKRSWKGDKGTAILCSERDAEFTRRLIGDLAAEGNASVALLRLDGRAIAAQVLMYCGTTAFTWKIAFDAEFAKYSPGVLLVDKMTEQLFAETDVQAIDSCSAEGSFMAQIWTGRKTMVDMVVDVGSTRSLVFGMEAARQYGYERLRDLRDWLRSTSLSPAKRRLAPSS from the coding sequence ATGATTTCAGTTACCGTCGCAACGCCGGGCCAGGACCTCACCGCGCAGTGGAATGATCTCATTCGCCGCGCGCCTGGCAATGCATTCATGAATCCGGTGGCGCTCAAGGCGGCGTTCGACACCATGTTCGCGGCGGTTTATGTGCTGCTGGCTTGGGAGGAGGGCGTCGAGTCCGCGCGGCTGGTGGGGCTTTGGGCCTTGCAGCATCGCAACGTCATGATGCTCTGGCCGGCGCTGCTCGAAGCCCGCCCGTTCAACTACGCTTTTTTATCGACGCCGGTGATCGATCCCGCCTTCGCCGCCGAAGTCATGCCTGCATTCTTCGCCGCAATCCGCAAAAACCCCGCGCTGCCGAATGTGGTCAGCCTGAAGGAAATGGATGCGGACTCGCAGGCCTATGCGGCAATTCAAAAGACGATCGCGGACGAGCATCACGCGCATCTGACGCTCACCCGGAGTTTGCGGCCGTCGGTGTCGCGCGAAAAGGGCGTCAAGAATTCAGGCTCGACCCGCAAGAAGCTGCGGCAGGACTGGAACAGGCTGTCCGCCCTGGGCAGGCTGGAGATGGTCAACGAGCGTACCGCGGACGCGACAAAGGCCGCTTACGAGCAGTTTCTCGATCTCGAAAAGCGAAGCTGGAAGGGCGACAAGGGCACCGCGATCCTTTGTAGCGAGCGGGATGCCGAATTCACCCGGCGGCTGATTGGCGATCTCGCGGCGGAGGGCAACGCCTCGGTGGCCCTGCTGCGCCTCGATGGGCGGGCCATCGCGGCCCAGGTGCTGATGTATTGCGGGACCACGGCCTTTACGTGGAAAATCGCGTTTGACGCCGAATTCGCCAAATACTCCCCGGGCGTGCTGCTGGTCGACAAAATGACCGAGCAACTCTTCGCTGAGACCGATGTTCAGGCCATCGATTCGTGCTCGGCGGAGGGGAGTTTCATGGCCCAGATCTGGACCGGCCGGAAAACCATGGTCGACATGGTGGTCGACGTCGGCTCCACCCGTTCGCTGGTGTTCGGCATGGAGGCGGCCCGGCAGTACGGCTATGAGCGGCTGCGCGACCTGCGGGACTGGTTGCGATCGACTTCCCTAAGCCCGGCAAAGCGGCGGCTGGCGCCATCGTCATAG
- the rpsG gene encoding 30S ribosomal protein S7, whose amino-acid sequence MSRRHSAEKREVNPDPKFGNIIITKFMNSIMYDGKKSAAESIVYGALEMIENKTKQGPLPVFEQALENVMPTIEVRSRRVGGATYQVPVEVRSVRRQALGIRWIITAARGRNEKTMTERLSAELLDASNNRGNAVKKREDVHKMAEANRAFSHYRW is encoded by the coding sequence ATGTCGCGTCGCCATTCTGCAGAAAAGCGTGAAGTGAACCCGGATCCGAAGTTCGGGAACATCATCATCACGAAGTTCATGAATTCGATCATGTACGACGGCAAGAAGTCTGCCGCCGAAAGCATCGTTTACGGTGCGCTCGAGATGATCGAGAACAAGACCAAGCAGGGCCCGCTGCCGGTGTTCGAGCAGGCGCTGGAAAACGTCATGCCGACCATCGAAGTGCGTTCGCGCCGCGTTGGTGGCGCCACCTACCAGGTGCCGGTTGAAGTTCGCTCTGTGCGCCGTCAGGCGCTGGGCATCCGCTGGATCATTACGGCCGCGCGTGGCCGCAACGAGAAGACGATGACTGAACGGCTCTCCGCTGAGCTGCTCGATGCGTCGAACAATCGTGGCAACGCGGTCAAGAAGCGTGAAGACGTGCACAAGATGGCGGAAGCCAACCGTGCCTTCTCGCACTATCGCTGGTAA
- the fusA gene encoding elongation factor G: protein MPRLHAIEDYRNFGIMAHIDAGKTTTTERILYYTGKSHKIGEVHEGAATMDWMTQEQERGITITSAATTAFWDGKRLNIIDTPGHVDFTIEVERSLRVLDGAVCVLDSNQGVEPQTETVWRQGDKYKVPRIVFANKMDKTGADFYKCLQDIIDRLGAKPVAIQLPIGSESNFKGMVDLVLMKAYVWNNEALGAMYDVVDIPADLADKAKEYREKLVEAAVELDDDAMAAYLDGKEPDEATLKRLIRKAVLTGAFYPVLCGSAFKNKGVQPLLDAVVAYLPSPVDVPAIKGTDEDGNEVVRKADDKEPLALLAFKIMDDPFVGTITFCRIYSGVLVSGTGVVNSTRDKKERIGRMLLMHANNREDIKEAYAGDIVALAGLKEARTGDTLCDSNNPVILEKMEFPEPVIEIAIEPKSKADQEKLGVALAKLANEDPSFRVSTDHESGQTILKGMGELHLDIKVDILRRTYKVDANIGAPQVAFREKITKKAEVKYTHKKQTGGTGQFAEVSIVVEPNEPGAGYEFESKIVGGSVPKEYIPGVEKGLNSVMGSGVVAGFPVVDVKVSLVDGKYHDVDSSALAFEIAARAAFREALQKGKSVLLEPIMKVEVVTPEDYTGSVIGDLNSRRGQIQGQDMRGNANVVNAMVPLMNMFGYVNNLRSMSQGRATFTMQFDHYAEAPANVSAEVQKKFA from the coding sequence ATGCCCCGCCTTCATGCCATCGAGGATTACCGGAATTTCGGTATCATGGCGCACATCGACGCCGGTAAAACGACGACGACTGAGCGCATCCTCTATTATACCGGCAAGAGCCACAAAATCGGCGAAGTGCACGAAGGTGCCGCGACGATGGACTGGATGACGCAGGAGCAGGAGCGCGGCATCACCATCACGTCGGCTGCGACGACCGCGTTCTGGGACGGCAAGCGTCTGAACATCATCGACACCCCCGGCCACGTCGACTTCACCATTGAGGTCGAGCGTTCGCTGCGCGTGCTCGACGGCGCCGTTTGCGTTCTCGACTCCAACCAGGGCGTCGAGCCGCAGACCGAAACCGTCTGGCGCCAGGGCGACAAGTATAAAGTGCCGCGCATCGTCTTCGCCAACAAGATGGATAAGACCGGTGCGGACTTCTACAAGTGCCTGCAGGACATCATCGATCGTCTCGGCGCGAAGCCGGTCGCGATCCAGTTGCCGATCGGTTCCGAGAGCAACTTCAAGGGCATGGTCGATCTTGTCCTGATGAAGGCTTACGTCTGGAATAACGAGGCGCTCGGTGCGATGTACGACGTTGTCGACATCCCGGCCGATCTCGCCGACAAGGCGAAGGAATATCGCGAGAAGCTCGTTGAAGCCGCCGTCGAACTCGACGACGACGCCATGGCTGCCTATCTCGACGGCAAGGAGCCGGACGAAGCGACGCTGAAGCGGCTCATCCGCAAGGCGGTGCTGACCGGCGCGTTCTATCCTGTGCTTTGCGGTTCGGCCTTCAAGAACAAGGGCGTGCAGCCGCTGCTCGACGCCGTCGTTGCGTATCTTCCGTCGCCGGTCGACGTGCCTGCGATCAAGGGCACCGATGAAGACGGCAACGAAGTCGTGCGCAAGGCCGACGACAAGGAGCCGCTGGCTCTGCTCGCGTTCAAAATCATGGACGATCCGTTCGTCGGCACCATCACGTTCTGCCGCATCTATTCGGGCGTTCTCGTCAGCGGTACCGGCGTCGTCAATTCGACCCGTGACAAGAAAGAGCGTATCGGCCGCATGCTGTTGATGCATGCGAACAACCGCGAAGACATCAAGGAAGCCTATGCAGGCGACATCGTCGCGCTGGCTGGCCTCAAGGAAGCGCGTACCGGCGACACGCTGTGCGACTCCAACAATCCGGTCATCCTTGAAAAGATGGAATTCCCGGAGCCGGTGATCGAAATCGCGATCGAGCCGAAGTCGAAGGCCGATCAGGAGAAGCTGGGTGTCGCTCTGGCGAAGCTCGCGAACGAAGATCCTTCGTTCCGCGTGTCAACCGACCACGAGTCCGGCCAGACCATCCTGAAGGGCATGGGCGAACTCCATCTCGACATCAAGGTCGACATTCTCCGCCGCACCTACAAGGTCGACGCCAACATTGGCGCGCCGCAGGTGGCGTTCCGCGAGAAGATCACCAAGAAGGCCGAGGTCAAGTATACCCACAAGAAGCAGACCGGTGGTACCGGTCAGTTCGCTGAAGTGTCGATCGTGGTCGAGCCGAACGAGCCAGGTGCTGGTTACGAGTTCGAGTCGAAGATCGTCGGCGGCTCTGTGCCGAAGGAATACATCCCGGGCGTCGAAAAGGGCCTCAACAGCGTGATGGGTTCGGGCGTCGTTGCTGGCTTCCCGGTTGTCGACGTCAAGGTCTCGCTCGTGGACGGCAAGTATCACGACGTCGACTCGTCGGCGCTCGCCTTCGAAATCGCGGCGCGCGCTGCGTTCCGTGAAGCGCTGCAGAAGGGCAAGTCGGTCCTCCTTGAGCCGATCATGAAGGTCGAGGTGGTGACGCCTGAGGATTACACCGGTTCGGTGATCGGCGATCTCAATTCTCGTCGTGGCCAGATCCAGGGTCAGGACATGCGCGGCAACGCCAACGTCGTCAACGCGATGGTACCGCTCATGAACATGTTCGGTTACGTGAACAACCTGCGCTCGATGAGCCAGGGCCGCGCGACCTTCACGATGCAATTCGATCACTACGCTGAAGCGCCGGCCAACGTGTCGGCAGAAGTCCAGAAGAAGTTTGCTTGA
- a CDS encoding 50S ribosomal protein L23, giving the protein MTTADVRHYDIIVAPVVTEKATVASEHNKIVFKVAAKATKPQIKDAIEKLFDVKVKSVNTLVRKGKTKVFRGQFGSQSDTKRAIVTLEEGHRIDVTTGL; this is encoded by the coding sequence ATGACAACCGCTGATGTGCGCCACTACGACATCATCGTGGCTCCGGTCGTGACCGAAAAGGCAACCGTCGCTTCCGAGCACAACAAGATTGTGTTCAAGGTTGCGGCGAAGGCGACCAAGCCGCAGATCAAGGACGCGATTGAGAAGCTGTTCGACGTCAAGGTGAAGAGCGTCAACACGCTGGTTCGCAAGGGTAAGACGAAAGTCTTCCGCGGCCAGTTCGGTTCTCAGTCGGATACGAAGCGTGCGATCGTGACCCTCGAAGAAGGTCATCGCATCGACGTGACCACCGGACTGTAA
- the rpsJ gene encoding 30S ribosomal protein S10 codes for MNGQNIRIRLKAFDHRILDTSTREIVNTAKRTGAQVRGPIPLPTRIEKFTVNRSPHVDKKSREQFEMRTHKRLLDIVDPTPQTVDALMKLDLAAGVDVEIKL; via the coding sequence ATGAACGGCCAGAATATTCGCATTCGTCTCAAGGCGTTCGACCATCGAATTCTCGATACGTCGACCCGTGAGATCGTGAACACGGCAAAACGCACCGGTGCACAGGTTCGCGGACCCATTCCGCTTCCGACGCGCATCGAGAAGTTCACCGTCAACCGTTCGCCGCACGTCGACAAGAAGAGCCGCGAGCAGTTCGAGATGCGCACTCACAAGCGCCTTCTCGATATCGTCGATCCGACCCCCCAGACCGTGGACGCGCTGATGAAGCTCGACCTGGCCGCAGGTGTCGACGTCGAGATCAAGCTGTAA
- the rpsL gene encoding 30S ribosomal protein S12 has product MPTINQLIAKPREAQKSRKKVPALQQSPQKRGVCTRVYTTTPKKPNSALRKVAKVRLTNGFEVIGYIPGEGHNLQEHSVVMIRGGRVKDLPGVRYHILRGVLDTQGVKNRKQRRSKYGAKRPK; this is encoded by the coding sequence ATGCCGACGATCAACCAGCTGATCGCGAAACCACGCGAAGCGCAGAAGTCGCGCAAGAAGGTGCCAGCGCTGCAGCAGTCGCCGCAGAAGCGTGGCGTTTGCACGCGCGTCTATACGACGACTCCGAAGAAGCCGAACTCCGCGCTTCGTAAGGTCGCCAAGGTGCGTCTGACCAACGGCTTCGAGGTCATCGGCTACATTCCGGGTGAAGGCCACAACCTTCAGGAGCACTCGGTGGTCATGATCCGCGGCGGCCGCGTCAAGGATTTGCCCGGCGTTCGTTACCACATTCTCCGCGGCGTCCTCGATACGCAGGGCGTCAAGAACCGCAAGCAGCGCCGTTCGAAGTACGGCGCGAAGCGTCCGAAGTAA
- the rplB gene encoding 50S ribosomal protein L2 — protein sequence MALKTFNPTTPGQRQLVMVDRSALYKGKPVKALTEGKHSSGGRGNTGRITVRFRGGGHKQTYRIVDFKRKKVDVPAKVERLEYDPNRTAFIALIKYADGEQAYILAPQRLAVGDTVVAGSYVDVKPGNVMPLGNMPVGTIVHNVELKIGKGGQIARSAGTYAQIVGRDHDFVILRLNSGEQRLVHGRCIGTIGAVSNPDHMNISIGKAGRKRWMGRRPHNRGVVMNPVDHPHGGGEGRTSGGRHPVTPWGKPTKGKKTRSNKSTNKFILISRHKRKKK from the coding sequence ATGGCATTGAAAACATTCAACCCCACGACGCCAGGCCAGCGCCAGCTGGTGATGGTCGATCGTTCGGCGCTGTACAAGGGCAAGCCCGTCAAGGCTTTGACCGAAGGCAAGCACTCGTCCGGCGGACGTGGTAATACCGGCCGCATCACCGTGCGTTTCCGCGGCGGTGGCCACAAGCAGACGTACCGCATCGTCGACTTCAAGCGTAAGAAGGTCGACGTGCCGGCCAAGGTCGAGCGTCTCGAGTACGATCCGAACCGCACCGCGTTCATCGCGCTGATCAAGTACGCCGATGGCGAGCAGGCCTACATCCTGGCGCCGCAGCGTCTGGCGGTTGGCGACACCGTTGTCGCCGGCAGCTACGTCGACGTGAAGCCGGGCAACGTCATGCCGCTCGGCAACATGCCGGTCGGCACCATCGTGCACAACGTCGAGCTGAAGATCGGGAAGGGCGGCCAGATCGCTCGCTCCGCGGGCACCTACGCCCAGATCGTCGGCCGCGACCATGATTTCGTGATCCTGCGCTTGAACTCGGGCGAACAGCGCCTGGTTCACGGCCGCTGCATCGGCACCATCGGTGCGGTGTCGAACCCGGATCACATGAACATCTCGATCGGCAAGGCCGGTCGCAAGCGTTGGATGGGCCGTCGTCCGCATAACCGCGGCGTCGTGATGAACCCAGTCGACCATCCGCACGGCGGCGGCGAAGGCCGCACCTCGGGCGGCCGTCACCCGGTTACTCCGTGGGGCAAGCCGACCAAGGGCAAGAAGACGCGTTCTAACAAGTCGACAAACAAGTTCATTCTCATCAGCCGCCACAAGCGGAAGAAGAAGTAA
- the rplC gene encoding 50S ribosomal protein L3 codes for MRSGVIAQKVGMTRVFTETGEHIPVTVLKLGNCQVVGHRTTDKNGYVALQLGSGSRKSVYLPKAERGQFAVAKVEPKRKVAEFRVSEDSLIPVGAEIQADHFVVGQFVDVTGTSVGKGFAGGMKRWNFGGLRATHGVSVSHRSIGSTGGRQDPGKTFKNKKMPGHMGVDRITTLNLRVVQTDVARGLLLIEGAVPGSKGGWITVRDAVKKALPKDAPKPGKFKLAGGTDAAPEAAPAEEGA; via the coding sequence ATGCGCTCCGGAGTGATCGCACAAAAGGTCGGGATGACACGGGTCTTTACGGAGACCGGTGAACATATCCCTGTGACTGTGCTCAAGTTGGGCAATTGCCAGGTTGTTGGCCATCGCACCACTGACAAGAACGGTTATGTCGCTTTGCAGCTCGGTTCGGGCTCGCGCAAAAGCGTCTATCTGCCGAAGGCTGAGCGCGGCCAGTTCGCCGTCGCCAAGGTCGAGCCAAAGCGCAAGGTCGCGGAATTCCGCGTCTCGGAAGATTCGCTGATCCCGGTCGGCGCGGAAATCCAGGCGGACCATTTCGTTGTCGGCCAGTTCGTCGACGTGACGGGCACCTCGGTCGGTAAGGGCTTCGCGGGCGGCATGAAGCGCTGGAATTTCGGCGGTTTGCGCGCAACCCACGGCGTCTCGGTCTCGCACCGTTCGATCGGTTCGACCGGCGGCCGTCAGGATCCCGGCAAGACCTTCAAGAACAAGAAGATGCCTGGCCACATGGGCGTCGATCGGATCACCACGCTGAACCTGCGAGTCGTCCAGACGGACGTGGCGCGCGGACTTCTTCTCATCGAAGGCGCCGTTCCCGGCTCCAAGGGTGGATGGATCACCGTGCGCGATGCCGTGAAGAAAGCATTGCCAAAGGATGCGCCGAAGCCCGGCAAGTTCAAGCTGGCTGGCGGAACCGACGCTGCTCCTGAAGCGGCACCGGCAGAGGAGGGTGCGTGA
- the rplD gene encoding 50S ribosomal protein L4, producing MELKVTTLEGKSAGSVQLSDEIFGLEPRKDLIQRVVNWQLAKRQAGTHKTKGRAEVWRTGKKMYKQKGTGGARHGSARVPQFRGGGRAFGPVVRSHAHDLPKKVRALGLRHALSAKAKDGGLIVIESADLKEAKTKALLGHFSSLEITNALIIDGAEVNTGFATAARNIPHIDVLPIQGINVYDILRRQKLVLTKAALDALEARFK from the coding sequence ATGGAATTGAAGGTCACAACCCTGGAAGGTAAGTCGGCTGGCTCCGTTCAGCTGTCGGACGAGATCTTCGGTCTCGAGCCGCGCAAGGATCTGATCCAGCGCGTCGTCAACTGGCAGCTCGCGAAGCGTCAGGCCGGCACCCACAAGACCAAGGGCCGCGCTGAAGTCTGGCGCACCGGCAAGAAGATGTACAAGCAGAAGGGCACCGGCGGTGCTCGTCACGGTTCGGCTCGCGTTCCGCAGTTCCGCGGCGGTGGCCGTGCGTTCGGTCCGGTCGTTCGCTCCCATGCGCACGACCTGCCGAAGAAGGTTCGCGCGCTCGGTTTGCGGCACGCCCTGTCGGCGAAGGCCAAGGACGGCGGTCTCATCGTGATCGAGAGCGCCGATCTCAAGGAAGCCAAGACGAAGGCGCTGCTCGGACACTTCTCGAGCCTGGAGATCACTAACGCGCTGATCATCGACGGCGCCGAAGTGAACACCGGTTTCGCGACCGCTGCGCGTAACATTCCGCACATCGACGTGCTGCCGATTCAGGGCATCAACGTCTATGACATTCTGCGCCGTCAGAAGCTCGTTCTGACCAAGGCCGCTCTCGATGCGTTGGAGGCGCGCTTCAAATGA
- the rplV gene encoding 50S ribosomal protein L22, whose protein sequence is MSKPKRERVLPENEAKAVARMLRVSPQKLNLVAQLIRGKKASSALADLQFSRKRIAGDVKKCLESAIANAENNHDLDVDALVVAEAHVGNGIVMKRFAPRGRGRSGRVFKPFSQLTIVVRQVEAEASA, encoded by the coding sequence ATGAGCAAACCAAAGCGCGAACGGGTTCTCCCGGAAAACGAAGCCAAGGCGGTAGCCCGCATGCTTCGCGTCAGCCCGCAGAAGCTGAACCTTGTTGCGCAGTTGATCCGCGGCAAGAAGGCATCTTCTGCGCTCGCCGACCTGCAGTTCTCGCGCAAGCGGATTGCCGGCGACGTCAAGAAGTGCCTGGAGTCCGCGATTGCGAACGCCGAGAACAACCATGACCTCGATGTCGACGCCCTGGTCGTCGCTGAGGCGCATGTTGGCAACGGCATCGTGATGAAGCGTTTCGCACCGCGCGGCCGTGGCCGTTCGGGTCGTGTATTTAAACCGTTCTCGCAGCTGACGATCGTCGTTCGTCAGGTCGAGGCCGAGGCGAGCGCCTAA
- the tuf gene encoding elongation factor Tu, translating into MAKAKFERNKPHCNIGTIGHVDHGKTSLTAAITKILAETGGATFTAYDQIDKAPEEKARGITISTAHVEYETANRHYAHVDCPGHADYVKNMITGAAQMDGAILVVSAADGPMPQTREHILLARQVGVPAIVVFLNKCDMVDDPELLELVEMEVRELLSKYNFPGDDIPIIRGSALAALENKDPALGHDAVLALMKAVDENIPQPARPIDQPFLMPVEDVFSISGRGTVVTGRVERGIIKVGEEIEIVGLKDTQKTIVTGVEMFRKLLDQGQAGDNIGALLRGTKREEVERGQILCKPGSVKPHTKFKAEAYILTKEEGGRHTPFFTNYRPQFYFRTTDVTGVVHLPEGTEMVMPGDNIAMEVHLIVPIAMEEKLRFAIREGGRTVGSGVVSSIIE; encoded by the coding sequence ATGGCTAAAGCTAAATTTGAACGTAACAAACCGCACTGTAACATCGGCACCATCGGTCACGTCGACCATGGCAAGACGTCGCTGACCGCAGCGATCACCAAGATTTTGGCTGAAACGGGCGGTGCAACGTTCACGGCATACGACCAGATCGACAAGGCGCCGGAAGAGAAGGCGCGCGGCATCACCATCTCGACCGCTCACGTTGAGTACGAGACCGCGAACCGCCACTACGCTCACGTCGATTGCCCTGGCCACGCCGACTACGTGAAGAACATGATCACCGGTGCTGCGCAGATGGACGGCGCGATCCTGGTCGTGTCGGCTGCCGACGGCCCGATGCCGCAGACCCGCGAGCACATCCTGCTTGCCCGTCAGGTCGGCGTTCCTGCGATCGTCGTGTTCCTGAACAAGTGCGACATGGTGGACGATCCGGAACTGCTCGAACTGGTCGAGATGGAAGTTCGCGAACTGCTCTCGAAGTACAACTTCCCGGGCGACGACATTCCGATCATCCGCGGCTCGGCGCTCGCAGCGCTCGAGAACAAGGATCCGGCTCTCGGCCACGACGCTGTTCTGGCGCTGATGAAGGCCGTCGACGAAAACATTCCGCAGCCGGCGCGTCCGATCGACCAGCCGTTCCTGATGCCGGTCGAAGACGTGTTCTCGATCTCGGGCCGTGGCACCGTCGTCACCGGCCGTGTCGAGCGCGGCATCATCAAGGTTGGCGAAGAAATCGAAATCGTTGGTCTGAAGGACACTCAGAAGACCATCGTCACCGGCGTTGAAATGTTCCGCAAGCTGCTCGATCAGGGCCAGGCTGGCGACAACATCGGTGCGCTGCTTCGCGGCACCAAGCGCGAGGAAGTCGAGCGCGGCCAGATTCTCTGCAAGCCGGGTTCGGTCAAGCCGCACACCAAGTTCAAGGCTGAGGCTTACATCCTCACCAAGGAAGAGGGTGGCCGTCACACGCCGTTCTTCACCAACTACCGTCCGCAGTTCTACTTCCGCACGACCGACGTGACGGGCGTGGTTCATCTGCCGGAAGGCACCGAAATGGTGATGCCGGGCGACAACATTGCGATGGAAGTGCACCTGATCGTGCCGATCGCGATGGAAGAGAAGCTCCGCTTCGCGATCCGTGAAGGCGGCCGTACCGTTGGTTCGGGCGTCGTCTCCAGCATCATCGAGTAA
- a CDS encoding FAD-dependent oxidoreductase translates to MRHTDIAIIGGGLAGSTAAAMLGRAGISAILVDPHKIYPPDFRCEKLGGYQLDLLRKTGISEAVLAATTLDRSAWTARLGRLLDKKPSDQHGIIYDDLVNTVRRQIPDSVDFIEAKITAVATSPDRQTLTLSNGEEISARLIVLANGLNISLRHTLGIEREVISPCHSITVGFNVAPVGRDTFEFPALTYFTENSAAQMSYLTLFPIGSAMRANLMVYRGMDDPWLRRMRQTPENAIHELMPNLRALSGEFKVDGMIKIRPADLYVTKGHRQAGIVLVGDAFCTSCPAAGTGTGKVFMDVQRLCNAYIPAWLASTGMDAAKISQFYDDPEKCANDASSQRQAYDLRSISIDTGLSWHLRRWTRFLHRAVVGALRHARETLSVRRTAQP, encoded by the coding sequence ATGCGGCATACGGACATCGCCATCATTGGTGGCGGGCTTGCCGGATCGACGGCCGCCGCGATGCTTGGCCGCGCCGGCATTTCCGCGATCCTGGTCGATCCTCACAAAATCTATCCGCCAGACTTCCGCTGCGAAAAGCTCGGCGGCTATCAGCTCGACCTTCTGCGCAAGACCGGAATTTCGGAAGCGGTGCTTGCCGCCACCACGCTCGACCGCAGCGCCTGGACCGCCCGGCTGGGACGCCTGCTCGACAAGAAGCCCAGCGACCAGCACGGCATCATCTACGACGACCTCGTCAACACCGTCCGCCGCCAGATTCCGGACAGCGTCGATTTCATCGAAGCCAAGATCACAGCCGTCGCAACCAGTCCCGATCGCCAGACGTTGACGCTGTCAAATGGCGAAGAAATTTCCGCGCGGCTGATCGTGCTGGCGAACGGCCTGAACATCAGCCTGCGCCACACCCTCGGCATCGAGCGCGAGGTCATCAGCCCCTGTCATTCCATCACCGTCGGATTCAATGTCGCGCCGGTGGGCCGCGACACGTTTGAATTTCCCGCACTGACCTATTTCACGGAGAACTCGGCGGCGCAGATGTCTTATCTGACGCTGTTCCCGATCGGCTCCGCCATGCGCGCCAATCTCATGGTCTATCGCGGCATGGACGATCCGTGGCTGCGGCGCATGCGCCAGACGCCCGAGAATGCCATTCACGAACTGATGCCGAACCTTCGCGCCCTCTCCGGCGAGTTCAAGGTCGACGGCATGATCAAGATTCGACCGGCGGACTTGTACGTCACCAAGGGGCACCGGCAAGCCGGCATCGTTCTGGTCGGCGACGCGTTCTGCACATCGTGCCCTGCTGCCGGCACCGGAACCGGCAAGGTGTTCATGGATGTGCAACGGCTGTGCAACGCCTACATCCCGGCGTGGCTGGCCAGCACGGGCATGGACGCAGCAAAGATCTCGCAGTTCTACGACGATCCGGAAAAGTGCGCCAACGACGCTTCTTCACAACGTCAGGCCTACGACCTGCGTTCGATTTCCATCGATACCGGTTTGTCGTGGCATCTCCGGCGCTGGACCCGCTTCCTGCATCGCGCCGTGGTCGGCGCGTTGCGCCATGCGCGCGAAACGCTGTCGGTCCGGCGGACGGCGCAGCCGTAA